The following are encoded in a window of Thermodesulfobacterium geofontis OPF15 genomic DNA:
- a CDS encoding PD-(D/E)XK nuclease family protein, whose product MAKKQQSKPQTNKITLNARDIGNSLLDDFCPRCFWITKKFPLKDKHPFSLPFSGLPNIVDSYIKRVVRYYVQKLNFLPSWLLNQLKDYYLELDFENVRLFKQSSFQVTLFDGACVLSGQADEILEFPDGSLFIIDYKASSLTENQLKIRPLYEAQLNAYAYLANKKLGKPVVGLALVYFDPEYKDLNDEVMLHRTKEKFLFGFNPTVVPVKLMDPEWVEELCQTLFEILSLDTPPEGRANCEGCNLLQDWLNKISSYIGLI is encoded by the coding sequence ATGGCTAAAAAGCAGCAATCTAAACCTCAAACAAATAAAATAACTCTCAATGCCAGAGATATTGGAAATTCCCTTCTTGATGATTTCTGCCCTCGGTGCTTCTGGATTACTAAAAAGTTTCCGCTTAAAGATAAACATCCATTTTCTTTGCCCTTTTCAGGTTTGCCTAATATAGTTGATTCTTACATTAAAAGAGTAGTTAGATACTATGTACAAAAACTAAATTTTTTACCAAGTTGGTTATTAAATCAATTAAAAGATTATTATCTCGAGCTTGATTTTGAAAATGTTAGGCTATTCAAACAAAGTAGTTTCCAGGTTACTCTTTTTGATGGGGCATGTGTGTTAAGTGGACAAGCTGACGAAATACTTGAATTCCCTGATGGCTCATTGTTTATTATTGACTATAAAGCATCAAGCCTAACTGAAAATCAACTTAAGATAAGACCTCTTTATGAGGCACAACTTAACGCTTATGCCTACTTAGCTAACAAAAAGTTGGGAAAGCCTGTTGTAGGCTTAGCTTTAGTATACTTTGACCCAGAGTATAAAGACCTTAATGATGAGGTCATGCTACACCGAACTAAAGAGAAATTCCTCTTTGGCTTTAATCCAACTGTTGTGCCAGTAAAGCTAATGGACCCTGAGTGGGTAGAAGAACTATGTCAAACTCTTTTTGAAATTCTTTCCTTAGATACACCACCTGAAGGAAGGGCAAACTGCGAAGGTTGTAATTTACTACAGGACTGGTTAAATAAAATCAGTAGTTATATTGGTTTGATATAA
- the csm4 gene encoding type III-A CRISPR-associated RAMP protein Csm4, with translation MKLYEFTFKGLSYFTSEIKSYTIFGALCWGYRNFFGEKKLLDLLECFNSNPPFLISSCIFKKGNIRYFPCPQIEEAFPEPKDIEEYKKQKEIKKKLNYIPEDIFIEFLEGKIKTKWKLGQKIEECKGFETISIHRTIKLHNSINRLTWTTVGGQLYNVFSYFYPEFSFFICLFDENLLDEIKAVFKYISFGGNKSTGYGRVKLIKVDRVEKFEKYLNQFTQKFYTLSSTLPDSSFDYDNSYYQIEIFCGKVENFYDRLVAPILKRKVLYLQPGSILTIKDGNKKNFYGNLINVLSSRSLIDPSKEVKIYQYGYAFPFYIKE, from the coding sequence TTGAAACTTTATGAATTTACTTTTAAAGGATTATCATATTTTACTTCTGAAATAAAAAGTTATACAATTTTTGGTGCTTTATGTTGGGGATATAGAAATTTTTTTGGCGAAAAAAAGCTTTTAGACCTTCTTGAATGTTTTAATTCAAATCCTCCCTTTTTAATCTCTTCTTGCATTTTTAAAAAGGGAAATATCAGATATTTTCCTTGTCCTCAAATAGAGGAGGCTTTTCCTGAACCAAAAGATATAGAAGAATATAAAAAACAAAAAGAAATTAAGAAAAAACTAAATTATATTCCTGAAGATATCTTTATAGAATTTTTAGAGGGGAAAATTAAAACAAAATGGAAATTAGGTCAAAAAATTGAAGAATGTAAAGGTTTTGAGACTATATCAATTCATAGGACAATAAAACTTCATAATTCAATAAATCGTTTAACTTGGACAACAGTAGGTGGTCAGTTATATAATGTTTTTTCATACTTTTACCCAGAGTTTTCATTTTTTATTTGTTTATTTGATGAAAATTTATTAGATGAAATTAAAGCTGTGTTTAAATATATATCCTTTGGAGGTAATAAATCTACTGGTTATGGAAGAGTTAAATTGATAAAGGTTGATAGAGTAGAAAAATTTGAAAAATATTTAAATCAGTTTACTCAAAAGTTTTATACACTTTCTTCAACCCTTCCAGATTCTTCTTTTGATTATGATAATAGTTATTATCAAATAGAAATCTTTTGTGGAAAGGTTGAAAATTTTTATGATAGATTAGTTGCTCCGATATTAAAAAGAAAGGTATTATATCTCCAACCTGGTTCCATTTTAACTATAAAAGATGGTAATAAAAAAAATTTTTATGGTAATTTAATAAATGTTCTTTCTTCAAGATCTCTTATTGATCCTTCAAAGGAAGTGAAAATTTATCAGTATGGTTATGCCTTTCCATTTTATATAAAAGAATAA
- the csm3 gene encoding type III-A CRISPR-associated RAMP protein Csm3 — protein MFNYKGSFIIEYTLKALTGLRIGGSKEQFEIGGLDNPVIKVEVEIPDYDGNGNTLPQGAPYIPGSSLKGKMRSLLEWLNGNVEKMIKKVKDDKNIKDEKKVDKAGGACTCGECEICKIFGTGDAERVKELAEKGIDFIPGPPRLRVFDAYPTYETLKRLKDALGENIFTEIKTENQINRLTSKSNPRKVERVPAGAEFKGTMVFDVYKDEDKDLLKVVFQGMKCLEDHYLGGYGSRGSGKVKFKDITLIWRPKEYYLGEEEKERKLFENNQLNEILKNLSEKLNTL, from the coding sequence ATGTTTAATTATAAAGGTTCATTTATTATAGAATATACTTTAAAAGCTTTAACCGGTCTTAGAATAGGAGGTTCAAAGGAACAGTTCGAAATAGGAGGACTTGATAATCCAGTTATTAAAGTTGAAGTTGAGATCCCAGATTATGATGGAAATGGTAATACATTGCCTCAAGGAGCTCCTTATATCCCTGGCTCAAGCTTAAAAGGAAAGATGAGAAGTTTACTTGAATGGTTAAATGGGAATGTAGAGAAAATGATAAAGAAAGTAAAGGATGATAAAAATATAAAAGATGAAAAAAAAGTTGATAAAGCAGGAGGAGCTTGTACTTGTGGAGAATGTGAGATTTGTAAGATATTTGGAACTGGAGATGCAGAAAGAGTGAAAGAATTAGCAGAAAAAGGAATAGATTTTATTCCTGGTCCGCCCCGTCTTAGAGTTTTTGATGCTTATCCAACTTATGAGACCTTAAAACGTTTAAAAGATGCTCTTGGTGAAAATATTTTTACAGAAATTAAAACTGAAAATCAGATCAATCGTTTAACTTCTAAATCAAATCCAAGAAAGGTAGAAAGGGTTCCAGCTGGGGCTGAATTTAAAGGAACTATGGTTTTTGATGTGTATAAAGATGAAGATAAAGACCTTTTGAAAGTTGTTTTTCAAGGAATGAAATGTCTTGAAGATCACTATCTTGGTGGATATGGATCAAGAGGTTCAGGAAAAGTAAAATTTAAAGATATTACCCTTATATGGAGACCAAAAGAATATTATCTTGGTGAAGAAGAAAAAGAAAGAAAACTTTTTGAAAATAATCAGCTCAACGAAATTTTAAAAAATTTATCAGAAAAACTAAATACACTTTAA
- a CDS encoding ApeA N-terminal domain 1-containing protein has product MKEIQYTGVWWLPEAPDNKVSGSLSIVYGDGIFLTLSESFNKDNDTDNELKAFNPTIILGKSINNTEITLYNCYEIVPYLDSIGMPTKLYCETAFIGVHFPKEEDIKFIDLTFKCTYLDDWLKIAAVELEDVSKDETIVKFKNPKPIKVNIDDFTIVFKSKFQLGGLFEAKEDQFLNIEEIKVYPKKSIIIRPSNERHFTDFLKMISHLLRFISLGLNYPVYLQEIKGISEVKREKVGKKTYRIDPIQIFHNVAKFHQEFISLNEVDFLFTCKDIKDSLEKILQNWFKNSKLFERVYNAYFEMFYNKQVSLEHKFLGLIKALEIYHDYKRKVNDSNSFNVLSEDKWNKVKNEIVKLINNMLSKNEANILITNLDCLNRFALQEKLKYLLNNCLGKHSKELNEVIDEFITDENEFIKKVVMIGNMLSDSANENILYDKPIKKNELANVVLNLKRLLEICILRDLGFSFDMIKNIYSKRSVKNLKRQLKEMEAELMNDPNMFRKS; this is encoded by the coding sequence ATGAAAGAAATTCAATATACAGGTGTTTGGTGGCTTCCTGAAGCTCCAGATAACAAAGTTTCAGGCAGTTTAAGTATTGTTTATGGAGATGGAATATTTTTAACATTAAGTGAAAGCTTTAATAAAGATAATGATACCGATAACGAATTAAAAGCTTTCAATCCTACAATTATTCTTGGAAAATCAATAAATAATACAGAAATTACTCTGTATAATTGTTATGAAATTGTCCCTTATTTAGACTCTATAGGAATGCCAACTAAATTATATTGTGAAACTGCTTTTATCGGAGTGCATTTTCCTAAAGAAGAAGATATTAAATTTATAGATCTTACTTTTAAATGCACTTATTTAGATGATTGGTTAAAGATCGCTGCCGTTGAATTAGAAGATGTTTCTAAAGATGAAACTATTGTAAAGTTTAAAAATCCCAAACCTATAAAAGTTAACATTGATGATTTTACGATAGTTTTTAAAAGTAAGTTTCAATTAGGAGGCTTATTTGAGGCAAAAGAAGATCAATTTTTAAATATAGAGGAGATCAAGGTTTATCCAAAAAAATCTATTATAATTAGACCTTCTAATGAAAGACATTTTACTGATTTTTTGAAAATGATAAGTCATTTATTAAGGTTTATAAGCTTAGGATTAAATTATCCAGTTTATTTGCAAGAAATAAAAGGTATTAGCGAAGTTAAAAGGGAAAAGGTTGGAAAGAAAACATATAGAATTGATCCAATTCAAATTTTTCATAATGTTGCAAAATTTCATCAGGAATTTATAAGTCTTAATGAGGTTGATTTTTTATTTACCTGTAAAGATATAAAAGATAGTTTGGAAAAAATTCTTCAAAATTGGTTTAAGAATTCGAAACTATTTGAAAGGGTATACAATGCTTATTTTGAAATGTTTTACAATAAACAAGTATCTTTAGAACATAAATTTTTAGGTTTAATCAAAGCTTTGGAAATATATCATGATTATAAGAGAAAAGTTAATGATTCAAATAGTTTTAATGTATTGTCGGAAGATAAATGGAATAAGGTTAAAAACGAAATAGTGAAGTTAATTAATAACATGCTATCTAAAAATGAGGCAAATATTTTAATAACAAATTTAGATTGTCTTAATAGATTTGCTTTACAAGAAAAATTAAAATATCTCTTAAATAATTGCTTAGGAAAACATTCAAAAGAACTTAATGAGGTTATCGATGAATTTATTACAGATGAAAACGAATTTATTAAGAAAGTCGTAATGATAGGAAACATGCTAAGTGATTCTGCAAATGAGAATATCTTATATGATAAACCTATAAAAAAGAACGAACTTGCAAATGTAGTTTTAAACTTAAAAAGATTATTAGAAATTTGTATACTAAGAGATTTGGGTTTCTCATTTGATATGATCAAAAATATTTATTCTAAAAGATCTGTTAAGAATTTAAAACGTCAATTAAAAGAAATGGAAGCCGAGTTAATGAATGATCCAAACATGTTTCGTAAAAGTTAA
- a CDS encoding SAVED domain-containing protein, with product MSRFPFEEFDENHLLNFLEQGLLDEHIEELLMRWSLFSPKIQFSLINYIRERLKDSFSPKLLVKHLKIKPIEDAEQIVKGKGKHFEIIVVDKDQSDFAKGLVIPDTSKIITNLPELKNSLTIIKKFLNKNFAVFFDSYISGKSFMLPLACALSIERIPEDLRFTGALNIKGDVLEVEHLKEKIEFAKSHGLRLITPLQVKRFNTIKAYLEKDKWDIPFYITTAGYEEFLNFLKDFIGEKTFEEFEIIKGLELFYGLQEDTFYQVTGQLKTEEDWKKVCQDFYTRYYKIVTTLPGNKIFHIGIRGAVALSFALGVLYSHFYPFVFYHYQAKEWETKYHTIPIDEPRYLKERKSQYNYINTLFEHNGEDLAMVLNFGHHEAVADVKSYAFSHLNNPSFLVLEAKEKGNVPIESFSEVAKECASAIQDIRSQFSMKTYHFFFSCPVPIAFMVGLAFGHYVDGWIYNFQKEGSSYQPVLEFKFLRKIREEAVRN from the coding sequence ATGTCGAGATTTCCGTTTGAAGAATTTGACGAGAATCATCTACTTAATTTCCTTGAGCAAGGTTTACTTGATGAACATATTGAAGAGCTCTTAATGAGGTGGAGTTTATTTTCTCCAAAAATTCAGTTTAGTCTTATTAATTATATTCGCGAAAGGTTGAAAGATAGTTTTAGCCCCAAGCTTTTAGTAAAGCATTTAAAGATTAAGCCTATTGAAGATGCCGAGCAGATTGTTAAAGGGAAAGGTAAACATTTTGAAATAATCGTTGTAGATAAAGACCAATCGGATTTTGCTAAAGGATTAGTAATACCTGATACTTCTAAAATCATAACCAATTTACCTGAGCTTAAAAATTCTTTAACTATTATTAAGAAGTTTTTAAACAAAAACTTTGCTGTATTCTTTGATTCCTACATCTCTGGAAAAAGTTTTATGCTTCCTCTTGCCTGTGCGTTAAGCATCGAAAGAATACCTGAAGATTTAAGATTTACAGGAGCCCTAAATATTAAAGGAGATGTTTTAGAGGTTGAACATCTAAAAGAAAAAATAGAGTTTGCTAAATCTCACGGTTTAAGGCTTATAACTCCTCTTCAGGTAAAGCGTTTTAATACTATTAAAGCTTATTTAGAAAAAGATAAATGGGACATACCCTTTTACATCACGACCGCAGGATATGAGGAATTTTTAAACTTTCTAAAAGACTTCATTGGAGAAAAAACTTTTGAAGAATTCGAGATCATTAAAGGGCTTGAGTTATTCTATGGCTTGCAAGAAGACACTTTTTATCAGGTAACTGGACAATTAAAGACTGAGGAAGATTGGAAGAAAGTTTGTCAAGACTTTTATACTCGTTATTATAAAATTGTTACTACTCTCCCTGGGAATAAGATTTTTCACATAGGCATAAGAGGTGCTGTGGCTTTAAGCTTTGCTCTTGGAGTGCTTTATTCTCACTTCTATCCTTTCGTCTTTTACCACTATCAAGCTAAGGAGTGGGAGACAAAATACCATACCATTCCCATAGATGAACCGAGATACCTGAAAGAAAGAAAATCTCAGTATAATTATATTAATACGCTCTTTGAACATAATGGAGAAGACTTAGCGATGGTGCTTAACTTTGGACATCACGAAGCGGTTGCAGATGTAAAATCCTATGCCTTTTCCCATCTCAATAATCCTTCTTTTTTAGTTTTAGAGGCTAAAGAAAAAGGGAATGTCCCCATTGAGAGCTTTTCTGAGGTTGCCAAAGAATGTGCTAGTGCTATCCAAGATATTCGTTCTCAATTTTCAATGAAGACCTATCACTTCTTCTTTTCTTGCCCGGTTCCTATTGCCTTCATGGTAGGCTTAGCCTTTGGTCATTATGTTGACGGCTGGATCTACAATTTCCAAAAAGAAGGCTCTTCCTATCAACCAGTCTTAGAATTCAAATTTTTAAGAAAAATTAGGGAAGAAGCTGTCAGGAATTAG
- a CDS encoding PIN domain-containing protein: MRKFLDTNIFLRYLTKDDEEKAYKVLDLLKKIERGEEKAITSPLVIFELIFTLQKYYKLLREEIRDLVLPLINLRGLKIPYKAVFEKALETFPNTNVSFADLFNYFFMLEHEVKEIYSYDEDFNKLPEIKRLVP; this comes from the coding sequence ATGAGAAAATTTTTAGACACTAACATATTTCTCCGTTATCTTACAAAAGACGATGAAGAAAAAGCTTATAAGGTTTTAGACTTATTAAAGAAAATAGAAAGAGGGGAAGAAAAAGCAATCACAAGCCCATTAGTGATATTTGAATTAATCTTTACTCTTCAAAAGTATTATAAACTTTTAAGAGAGGAAATAAGAGATTTAGTTTTGCCTCTAATTAATTTGAGAGGGTTGAAAATACCTTATAAAGCTGTTTTTGAAAAAGCTTTAGAAACATTTCCTAATACAAATGTTTCTTTTGCAGATCTTTTTAATTATTTTTTTATGTTAGAACATGAAGTAAAAGAAATTTATTCATATGATGAAGATTTTAACAAGCTTCCAGAAATAAAAAGATTAGTTCCTTAA
- a CDS encoding AbrB/MazE/SpoVT family DNA-binding domain-containing protein gives MIKNLTSSSILTKKFQITLPKKIRQILGVKSGERIGFIVEGNEVKIVPLKSKLEENFGKVKALKKPENFKEIRDFVENEMAKNVIEKLK, from the coding sequence ATGATTAAAAATCTTACAAGTTCCTCGATTCTTACTAAAAAGTTTCAAATTACTTTACCTAAAAAAATAAGACAAATTCTTGGTGTAAAATCTGGGGAAAGGATAGGCTTTATAGTTGAAGGCAATGAAGTAAAAATTGTTCCTTTAAAATCAAAACTTGAAGAAAATTTTGGAAAGGTGAAAGCGCTTAAAAAGCCAGAAAATTTCAAAGAAATAAGAGATTTTGTGGAAAACGAAATGGCAAAAAATGTGATAGAGAAACTTAAATGA
- the csm2 gene encoding type III-A CRISPR-associated protein Csm2, protein MSNGQNRDQITKKLTDEIKKKSGLCYFSLYELLKPNGYAQQVVKENELTRVQLRKVFSEFKYVYDEYKKNKNKEKAKIHLYKLYPLLQYQVNRRLIKENFKNLIWAILDTLVGNDEKFDENLEFSYEFLKALVAYIPRE, encoded by the coding sequence ATGTCTAATGGGCAAAATAGAGATCAAATTACTAAAAAATTAACAGACGAAATTAAGAAAAAGAGTGGACTTTGTTATTTTAGTCTATATGAATTACTAAAACCGAATGGTTATGCACAACAGGTAGTTAAGGAAAATGAACTTACCAGGGTTCAGTTAAGAAAAGTATTTTCTGAATTTAAATACGTATATGATGAATACAAAAAAAATAAAAATAAAGAGAAAGCCAAAATTCATTTATACAAACTTTATCCTCTTCTTCAATATCAAGTAAATAGAAGATTAATTAAGGAAAATTTCAAAAATTTAATATGGGCTATTTTAGACACTTTAGTAGGCAATGACGAAAAATTTGATGAGAATTTAGAATTTTCATATGAATTTTTAAAAGCTTTAGTAGCGTATATTCCGAGAGAGTAG
- a CDS encoding DUF6884 domain-containing protein, whose product MYIGPFAKKCREYAEKFYSTSWCILSAKHGFLFPDEIVPGNYNATFCKNRSQNISIEELSKQVVEKRLDKFDRIVVLGGKCYVDIVKEVFRGKEIYAPFIGCRIGEMMKKN is encoded by the coding sequence GTGTATATAGGACCGTTTGCTAAAAAGTGTAGAGAATATGCAGAAAAATTTTATTCAACATCTTGGTGCATTTTATCTGCAAAACATGGATTTTTGTTTCCTGATGAGATTGTTCCAGGTAATTATAATGCGACCTTTTGTAAAAATAGATCACAAAATATATCTATAGAGGAACTTTCTAAGCAAGTAGTAGAAAAAAGATTAGATAAGTTTGATAGAATTGTAGTTTTGGGCGGGAAATGTTATGTAGATATAGTAAAAGAGGTGTTTAGGGGAAAGGAAATTTATGCACCATTCATTGGTTGTCGAATTGGAGAGATGATGAAAAAAAATTAA
- the cas10 gene encoding type III-A CRISPR-associated protein Cas10/Csm1: MEENKKEVRNLLAIGALFHDIGKVIIRALWGETEQYFKQIEKEKHYKEQFKYAHAYSTYEFLKNIVDNPVILASSYHHNPDGAEKEFKLYAKIYQLADYYSSSERSEKEKIEKENLLRVIFQNIKVPKIESKSQENFSEQEYFYNLQPLQINNEVIFPIKKEDLISFDEITAYKNLWQGFQNEFNILKNAYIKEKKLNSSEKFLTALYYLIYKYFWCVPASTYDPERKERHYPDISLFDHLRVCSAFSTSLYTDYNLNIIKNGDKPETEIKLIFLKGDISGIQKFLYGITNIKGVAKRLRGRSSFLALLPDLVAKALLDKFGYPFVNILYSGGGHFEIVLGYEEGIEKELDKFSKEVEEILFKNFYGALGLALGYTEITLSELRNKEIYRNKIMKNIYRVLEKNKKQKFKGVLINYSIDQLLDIINQEFKDIEKNYTVCSSCQVVITEEKGEEEKNICKWCETFKEVGEIIPKAKYLIFSKEKLNNLPGFHIDRIGGVYFLENLSKVSIQIKENNEIYLLNDTNFLKKDRCDGFKLIAQIVPQTNSEVMTFEELVEFAKGDKKLAFARGDVDNLGLIFMQGLGEDYSISRIAALSRSLDLYFSGYFNYLFNLEEFKNKIYVLYAGGDDFFIIGPWDIVFEALERIREDFKKYTCKNKDIDLSSGVFVGRDSYPVRFAGELAGSEEDKAKEIKSTIRVLSESLKWEEYEKAIEEAEGIVNLVNNKKIGRSLFYKFYQLLKSFRDNKNNISPKFYPQFYYYLYRNVKDKDDREQVINFFLDSKNDYQVKKDALFKAKYVIMKTRE, translated from the coding sequence ATGGAAGAAAATAAAAAGGAAGTTAGAAATTTACTTGCTATTGGTGCTCTTTTTCATGATATTGGTAAAGTAATAATAAGAGCACTTTGGGGTGAAACTGAACAGTATTTTAAACAAATTGAAAAAGAAAAACATTATAAAGAACAATTTAAATATGCTCATGCCTATTCAACTTATGAATTTTTAAAAAATATTGTTGATAATCCAGTTATTCTTGCATCAAGCTATCATCATAATCCAGATGGTGCTGAAAAAGAGTTTAAACTTTATGCCAAAATTTATCAACTCGCTGATTATTATTCAAGTTCAGAAAGAAGTGAAAAAGAAAAAATAGAAAAAGAAAATTTATTAAGAGTGATTTTTCAAAATATTAAAGTTCCAAAAATTGAATCGAAAAGTCAAGAAAATTTTTCAGAACAAGAGTACTTTTACAATCTTCAACCTTTACAAATAAATAATGAAGTAATTTTCCCAATAAAAAAAGAAGATCTTATAAGTTTTGATGAAATTACTGCATATAAAAATTTATGGCAGGGATTTCAAAATGAATTTAATATCTTAAAAAATGCTTATATAAAAGAGAAAAAATTAAATTCTTCAGAAAAATTTCTTACAGCTTTATATTATTTAATTTACAAATATTTTTGGTGCGTTCCTGCTTCAACTTATGATCCAGAAAGAAAAGAAAGGCACTACCCAGATATTTCTCTTTTTGATCACTTAAGAGTTTGTTCAGCCTTTTCTACTTCTCTTTATACAGACTATAACTTAAATATTATTAAAAATGGAGATAAACCAGAAACAGAAATAAAATTAATATTTTTGAAAGGGGATATAAGTGGAATTCAAAAATTTCTTTATGGAATAACAAATATTAAAGGTGTTGCAAAGAGATTAAGAGGAAGAAGTTCTTTTTTAGCTCTTCTTCCTGATTTAGTAGCCAAAGCACTCCTTGACAAATTTGGTTACCCCTTTGTTAACATTCTTTATTCAGGAGGTGGTCATTTTGAAATTGTTTTAGGTTATGAGGAAGGGATAGAAAAAGAATTAGATAAATTTTCAAAAGAAGTAGAAGAGATTTTATTTAAAAATTTTTATGGAGCTCTGGGATTAGCTTTAGGTTATACCGAGATTACTTTATCTGAGTTAAGGAATAAAGAAATTTATAGAAATAAAATAATGAAAAACATTTATAGAGTTCTTGAGAAAAACAAAAAACAGAAATTTAAAGGCGTATTAATTAATTATTCTATAGATCAACTTTTAGATATAATAAATCAAGAATTTAAGGATATAGAAAAAAATTATACAGTTTGCTCATCCTGTCAGGTAGTTATAACAGAAGAAAAGGGAGAGGAAGAAAAAAATATATGTAAGTGGTGTGAAACTTTTAAAGAAGTAGGAGAAATTATTCCCAAAGCAAAATATTTAATTTTTTCTAAAGAAAAATTAAATAATCTACCAGGATTTCACATTGATAGAATAGGCGGAGTTTACTTTTTAGAAAATTTATCAAAAGTTTCTATTCAGATTAAAGAAAATAATGAGATATACCTTCTTAATGATACTAATTTTCTAAAGAAAGATAGATGTGATGGATTCAAATTAATAGCCCAAATAGTTCCTCAAACAAATTCCGAAGTTATGACTTTTGAAGAATTAGTTGAGTTTGCAAAGGGAGACAAGAAACTTGCTTTTGCAAGGGGTGATGTAGATAATCTTGGGCTTATTTTTATGCAAGGGTTAGGAGAAGATTATAGCATTTCAAGGATAGCAGCCTTAAGTAGAAGTTTGGATTTGTATTTTTCTGGCTATTTTAATTATCTTTTTAATTTAGAAGAATTTAAAAATAAAATTTATGTTTTATATGCAGGTGGTGATGACTTTTTCATAATTGGTCCTTGGGATATAGTTTTTGAAGCCTTAGAAAGAATAAGAGAGGATTTTAAAAAATATACATGCAAAAACAAGGATATAGATCTTTCAAGCGGAGTTTTTGTAGGGCGTGATTCTTATCCTGTAAGATTTGCTGGTGAGTTAGCAGGAAGTGAAGAAGATAAAGCAAAGGAAATCAAGTCAACAATTAGAGTTTTAAGTGAAAGTTTAAAGTGGGAAGAATATGAAAAAGCAATTGAAGAAGCAGAAGGCATAGTTAATCTTGTAAATAATAAAAAAATAGGGCGGTCTTTATTTTATAAATTTTATCAATTATTAAAGTCTTTTAGGGATAATAAAAATAATATTTCTCCTAAATTTTATCCTCAATTTTATTACTATTTATATAGAAATGTTAAAGATAAAGATGATAGAGAGCAAGTAATAAATTTCTTTCTTGATTCAAAAAATGATTATCAAGTAAAGAAAGATGCTTTATTTAAAGCTAAATATGTAATAATGAAAACAAGAGAATAA